In Clostridium sporogenes, one genomic interval encodes:
- a CDS encoding precorrin-8X methylmutase yields MKDYIKKPMDIEKRSFEIIEEEMGEHNFSREELKIVKRVIHTTADFEYKDLIYIKEGAIEAAREILKNGTKIYTDTNMALSGINKKALKDLNSTVQCFVSKEDVALIAKDRGITRSMAAVELAAEEGIEFFVFGNAPTALYKLMELMKEGKANPKFIIGVPVGFVGAAESKKELEKLDIPFITIRGRKGGSNVAASIVNALMYMLVKR; encoded by the coding sequence ATGAAAGATTATATAAAAAAACCAATGGATATAGAAAAAAGAAGTTTTGAAATAATAGAAGAAGAGATGGGAGAACATAATTTTTCTCGTGAAGAATTAAAGATAGTAAAAAGAGTAATACATACTACAGCAGATTTTGAATATAAAGATTTAATTTATATAAAGGAAGGAGCCATAGAGGCAGCAAGAGAAATTCTTAAAAATGGTACAAAGATTTATACAGACACAAATATGGCTTTATCCGGTATAAATAAAAAGGCTTTAAAAGATTTAAATTCTACAGTTCAGTGTTTTGTATCTAAAGAAGATGTAGCTCTAATTGCAAAGGACAGAGGTATAACAAGATCCATGGCAGCAGTAGAACTAGCAGCAGAAGAAGGTATAGAATTTTTTGTCTTTGGAAATGCACCAACAGCACTATACAAGCTTATGGAGCTTATGAAAGAAGGAAAAGCAAACCCTAAATTTATAATAGGAGTACCAGTAGGCTTTGTAGGAGCAGCGGAATCAAAAAAAGAATTAGAAAAATTAGATATACCCTTTATAACTATAAGAGGAAGAAAAGGTGGAAGTAACGTAGCAGCTTCTATAGTAAATGCACTAATGTATATGTTAGTAAAAAGATAA
- a CDS encoding cobyrinate a,c-diamide synthase: protein MRSIIISSNSSGGGKTTVTLGLMKALIKKGYKVQGYKVGPDYIDPAFHSYVTENSSRNLDLFLMGEDGVKASYSRGKGDLAVIEGVMGLYDGKGIDTKYSTAHLSKVLNLPVVLVLTPKAQSATLCAEIMGILNYEKINIVGVIFNKVSENYYKLLKRLVEENCGLKVFGYVPKEEKLELKSRHLGLIQSSEIKDLEEKIDICSELILKYVDVENLINHFKETEKYKDNFYLENKNLNIGIPYDKAFSFYYKENIELLENVGNIEYFSPMKDEKLPDDLDFLYIGGGYPEVFIKELRENKSMLNSINKALNNGHPCYAECGGLMYLTEGIEDLDGDYKEAVGFFKGKCHMTKRLQNFGYAEIEVEKENKILPKGLKINCHEFHKSYVDLKEDKIYELTKNLYDDSTKKWSCGYIKNNTLAAYAHVHFFGNMDFIKNLSKR, encoded by the coding sequence TAGTGGTGGAGGAAAAACTACAGTAACTTTAGGTCTTATGAAGGCTTTAATTAAAAAAGGTTATAAAGTTCAAGGATATAAAGTTGGTCCTGATTATATAGATCCTGCCTTTCATTCTTATGTAACAGAAAACAGTTCTAGAAATTTAGATTTGTTTTTAATGGGAGAAGATGGTGTTAAAGCATCCTATAGCAGGGGTAAAGGTGATTTAGCTGTAATAGAAGGGGTAATGGGATTATATGATGGAAAGGGTATAGATACAAAATATTCTACGGCTCATTTATCCAAAGTGTTAAATTTACCAGTAGTTTTAGTATTAACTCCAAAGGCTCAAAGTGCTACCTTATGTGCAGAAATTATGGGAATATTAAATTATGAAAAGATAAACATAGTTGGAGTAATTTTTAATAAAGTGAGTGAAAACTATTATAAATTACTTAAGAGATTAGTTGAAGAAAATTGTGGATTAAAGGTATTTGGATATGTACCAAAGGAAGAAAAATTAGAATTGAAAAGTAGACATTTAGGTCTTATACAAAGTAGTGAAATAAAAGATTTGGAAGAAAAAATAGATATATGTAGTGAATTAATTTTAAAATATGTAGATGTAGAAAATTTAATAAATCATTTTAAAGAAACAGAAAAATATAAAGATAATTTTTACTTAGAAAACAAAAATCTAAATATAGGCATACCTTATGATAAAGCTTTTAGTTTTTATTATAAGGAGAACATAGAACTATTAGAAAATGTAGGTAATATAGAATATTTTAGTCCTATGAAGGATGAAAAATTACCTGATGATTTAGATTTTTTATATATAGGCGGAGGATACCCAGAGGTTTTTATAAAGGAATTAAGAGAAAACAAATCTATGTTAAATAGTATAAATAAAGCATTAAATAATGGACACCCATGTTATGCAGAATGCGGAGGACTTATGTATTTAACAGAAGGTATAGAAGATTTAGATGGAGACTATAAAGAAGCAGTAGGATTTTTTAAGGGTAAATGCCATATGACTAAAAGACTTCAAAACTTTGGGTATGCTGAAATAGAAGTGGAAAAAGAAAATAAAATATTACCTAAAGGGTTAAAAATTAATTGTCATGAATTTCATAAATCCTATGTGGATTTAAAAGAGGATAAAATATATGAACTTACTAAAAATCTCTATGATGATTCCACAAAAAAATGGAGCTGTGGGTATATAAAAAATAATACATTGGCAGCATATGCTCATGTACATTTCTTCGGAAATATGGACTTTATAAAAAACTTAAGCAAAAGATAA
- a CDS encoding CPBP family intramembrane glutamic endopeptidase, with protein MVSVLLILTPGYFVNNGKSTTEIISKIIISIFTVGCAAVVEEMIFRGFIMYILKQRWGKMISIFVPSIVFGLLHTMGGMNFSDILMLFIAGTSVGIMFSLITYESKTIWSSAIVHAIWNIIIIGGILDIGVKHNAECIYSYVLNSKSILLTGGHFGIEASVISIIGYIAVISFTIFRVHKKKDIAIDI; from the coding sequence ATGGTATCTGTATTATTAATTCTTACTCCAGGATACTTTGTTAATAATGGAAAATCAACAACTGAAATAATAAGTAAAATTATAATTTCTATTTTTACTGTAGGTTGTGCTGCAGTTGTTGAAGAAATGATTTTCAGAGGGTTTATTATGTATATATTGAAACAGCGATGGGGTAAAATGATATCTATATTTGTACCATCAATTGTTTTTGGATTACTTCATACAATGGGAGGAATGAATTTTAGTGATATTTTAATGTTATTTATCGCTGGGACAAGTGTTGGTATAATGTTTTCACTTATTACTTATGAAAGTAAAACAATTTGGTCAAGTGCTATAGTACATGCTATTTGGAATATCATTATTATTGGAGGCATATTAGACATAGGTGTCAAGCATAATGCTGAATGCATTTATTCATATGTTCTTAATTCAAAATCAATATTGTTAACTGGGGGACACTTTGGAATAGAAGCATCAGTAATTTCTATAATTGGATATATTGCAGTAATTAGCTTTACAATATTTAGAGTTCATAAAAAGAAAGATATTGCCATAGATATTTAG
- a CDS encoding flavodoxin family protein: protein MKISVIHGSQRNGNTEKTIEIVKSKLNSLGNNDFFDFYLPKDLPLFCCGCFQCLDKGSFGGEFCPHAKYTHPILEKMKLSDGIIIASPVYSLAESGQLKVFLDHFGCIFMSHRPLQEMFSKTAFVISTTAGTGTKHVIKPIERSLKYWGIPKVYKCGLTLWAKNWSDMPLKKQNKYEKRLAKKSYAFYNSMKNKKVYIPLKTKILFSIFRNLMNSYLDGHQDKEYWRDKGWLQGKRPW from the coding sequence ATGAAAATATCCGTAATACATGGCAGTCAAAGAAATGGCAATACAGAAAAGACTATTGAGATAGTTAAATCAAAGTTGAATTCTCTTGGAAATAATGATTTTTTTGATTTTTATTTACCAAAAGACTTACCATTATTTTGTTGTGGATGTTTTCAATGTCTTGATAAAGGAAGTTTCGGTGGGGAATTTTGTCCTCATGCTAAATATACTCATCCTATTTTAGAAAAGATGAAACTTTCAGATGGTATCATTATAGCTTCCCCTGTTTATTCACTTGCTGAGAGTGGACAACTTAAAGTTTTTCTTGATCATTTTGGGTGTATTTTTATGAGTCACAGGCCATTACAAGAAATGTTTTCTAAGACTGCTTTTGTAATATCTACAACCGCTGGTACAGGTACAAAACATGTAATAAAGCCAATAGAAAGAAGTTTGAAATACTGGGGAATTCCAAAGGTGTATAAATGCGGTTTAACTCTTTGGGCAAAAAATTGGAGTGATATGCCACTGAAAAAGCAAAATAAATATGAGAAACGTTTGGCCAAGAAATCATATGCTTTTTATAATTCAATGAAAAATAAAAAAGTATATATCCCTCTAAAAACAAAAATATTGTTTAGTATATTTAGAAATCTTATGAATAGCTATTTAGACGGTCATCAAGACAAAGAATATTGGAGAGATAAAGGGTGGTTACAAGGGAAAAGACCTTGGTAA